The sequence AGGTAATTCCTGTTTCGGATATATTTATTGCTTTTATTTGTTTCCCCTCAAAAGAAATATGTTTTTGCCATGATTGACCATTATCTTGGGAATACATAAAACCAACGTTATCCGGTAATGCCGAACTACTGGCTTCTGTTGTGAAATATGAAATATTATTAATATCATATTTTATTGAACTGCCACCTGGTAGAATATCAGAATATGTTATCTCATTCCAAATTTCACCACCATTAGTTGTTACAAACCCTTTTTCTTGTCCTATATCTATAATTATTCCATTATTGAGACTTTTGAACGATATACGAGGTGGTTGAGCTGAAATATTGTCATAAACATAATACCCATTCCATGAAAGCCCTTGATTTGATGATTTATAAACATTTCCTGCATAAGTTGTAAACCATACAGTGTTTTCAAAAACTGTATAAGAATCAGGAACCGGACCAAATTCATTATTTTCAGGTTCAGGGATATTTATTGATGGTACCTGATTCCATGTATCTCCGCCGTCTGATGTTGTATATATTTCAAATCTGTTAGTTTCAGCAATAACATCACCCACAACAACTCCTTGATCAGTATCCCAAAAAAACACAAAATCAGGCCAAGATCCGTCATTAGAAAAAGGTGCAGTTGTTTGTTTTGTCCATGTTGTACCTCCGTCATTAGTCCTAAAAACACCAGTATAATCAATATTATCGGAATGATAATTTGTAATCCATGCTATATTACTATTAATAACTGATAATGAAGGATAATACCATGTATTTGGAAAAGGAAAGTTTATTTCACTCCACGTTTCTCCTCCATCACCCGTTTTATATATTGGATAACCAAGTTGATCAACGATCCAGAATTCATTTTCATTCAAAGGAATAATTATGTCAATTAAACTTTTTGCCGGTGTCTGTATTATCTCCCATTGTGCATTACATATAGTAACTATAGGGATAAGAAAAACTATGATAAAAATTGTTCGTTTAACCATAATTGAATGAATTTTATGTTTTTATTATATTTTAATTAAGAATATTATTCCCACTCATCTCTCATCTCTTTTTGTATTTGCAGTGCATCTTCTTTTAAAGAAATTACACCGCAAAATTTTTTGCATCAATCTTAAAATCCGCTTCTTCATCAGACTGATAACTATCTACAAAATCAAACTTTTCTTTTATTTTTTGAAATAAATAAACCATATCAAAATATTCCTTTTTCAAGGATAGTTATTGTTTCTATATTATTTTTATTATTTTTCAAAGATACGATAATTTATTATGAGCATTAATGGAAACCATATTTTTTCACGTTTTCAGTAAAAAATATGTTCCCATAAACAGCTAATTTATCCAATGTAGTCTGATAATGTTTAATGAATAATTTATATTTTTTTTGATTTTTGTTTGATTTCAGCTTTTATTGATTTTGACATGTCTAATTCATCTAAATTTGTCAAATAGCGATAATATTTATTATGGTATTTTTTATCTTGAATTTTATTTGGCAAATGTCTGAATGTTTTAGTTATTTTACAACCGTTATCATCCTTCTTCTGTAGTATCAATGAATTTTTATCATTAACCTTTCCGAATTGTTCAAAAATCCATATTAATATTCTTCTCGGACCGTTTACATATTTTGAATTATGCATTAAGCCTCTAATAAAAATACCGCCATCCTGTTTTTCAACACTTTGCAATGTAATGTCTAATCCTCGATTATGAAATCTCCATTCCCCTGCATTTCTGTTATGTTCATGAGTATAGTTATCAGGATGCAATTCTTCATGAAAATAATAAAATTCTATTTCAGTTATTTTAAAATGAACATCATTTACGATTAATTCACTCTTTCTTAAAAGGTCTGTCGCAATTCTGTCAAAACTTTGTTCAATATTCTTAACATCAATTGAGTAATCCATTTTGTCATCTGTTTAAGGTAAATAACAGGTACTTTATAATACTGTAATAATATTTCCTGCTAATCTTTTATTTCTTTAAATAAATCATGTCTGTATATTCGTTTTTTGCTTAATAAAGTTTTATACTTGGCATAAAATGAAAATCCTTAATATTATATGTAAATAATTTAAAATCAATAATGAAATAATTTTTAATTTTCTTTTTCAGTTGTTGCAGTTGTTGTTTGTTATCAACTCCTTCTATTAATTCCATCACAGTAATAACAGAAACAGCAATTTTATCTAAACCAATAGTTTGCAGTTTATCAATAGTAGGTTGATGATTATTAAACCAATGAATAAAAATGTTGGTATCACATAAAACTAATTTCTTTTCCATCCTTTTTCTCTTATTTGTTTAAGTGTTTTAGGATTATCAGACCATAAACCTGCAAAATCTAAAATTGACGGTTTGCCTTCAGGGAAACGAATTTTTGATGTAAGTTCTTTATTCTTATGTTGTTTTGTCAAGCTAGTTGTTTGAATTTCAGTAATAAAATTTAATCTTTTTAATAGTTTAATAAAAAAATCAACGTTTTCATTTTTTAGTTTTATTGTTATTGTTTCCATATTATACTTAATTTTTAACAAAGATACGATATTTAATTTTTAATTTCAATAATTTAAAACTCCCTTTAAAATAACACTCATTTCAGCAACTTTACGCAAATTAAAGTCTTCATTTTCAGCTCCGGAAAATTCTATAATCTTAAAATTTTTTTTATCTAATTTCGCAATAAAATTATCGGTTTGATAATGCCAAAATGTGCCTTCATCTTTTAGAGTGAAATCAAATCCGTTTTCTTTTGCAAGTAATGATTGATTATCTTTATCAAAAAAATATCCGTCTTTATTAACTGCAAATTTTGTTTTATCAAGATATAAATGCGGTTTTTCTTTATAAGGCGCTCCGGAACTCGGACAAAATGTCTCACAATTTGCACATTGATTACACCAATCAGCTATGTGAATGATTTGATATTTTTGACTTATTTCAAAAATAACATCATTAACAATTACATTATTCTGTACTTTTTGTAATTTATATTTTACCGGTTCAAGTTCATAATGTTGAAGAGCTAAATTCGGACAAAGAGTTGTGCAAATATTACAAACTTCATCACAAAACGAACATCTTGATGCTTCTTGCATTGCATCTTTCTTGCTCAAAACCGATGTTACTAAGTTAAAATTTTTGCGATCACTTAAATCAGTTTCTTGAACTTTAATTCCTTCTGTTCTTTTTGCTTTTTTAAGCATTAAATCTTTGAGTGCTTGCGGTTCCCGATCTCTATTTGTTTGGTTATGAGACGCATGCAATGCATCTCTACGGTGTCGAGGGCGTGTTTCAAAATTAATTCCGGCTTTATTAATGATCTCTTGAGCAACTTTTCTTCCGTCACCAACGGCATTTATAATGGTTGATGCTCCTCTTAAAGCATCACCGCCAATAAATACGTTTTCAAGTTTAGTTTCATAATGTTTATTTGATGTTTTCAACTTTTCCTTGTCGATAAAATCAATGGATAGACTTTGTCCGACAGCAGGTATAACTGTATCGCAAGTAATCTCAAATTCTGAACCTTTAATTTCAACAGGTCTTGCTCTTCCGCTTTCATCTTTTTCGCCGAGTTTCATTCGAATACATTTCAATGAAGTCAGTTTGCCGTTTTCTTGCTTTACTTCAAGCGGTGAAACCAATTCTACAATTTCAATACCTTCATCCGTAACATCTTTAATCTCTTTATACTCAGCAGGCATTTGTTTAATTGTTCTGCGGTAAACAATTGTTACTTTTCCGGTTTCACCTACAAGACGATAAGCTGTTCTTGCAGCATCCATTGCAGTATTACCGCCACCGATGATTATAACATTTTTACCGATTTTAGTCGTATTTCCGGATTTTACATTAAATAAAAAGTCTAAAGGATTAAGAACAGTTTCTGTATCTGAACCGGGAATATTTAAGACATAAGCGTCTTGTGCACCGGCAGCAATATATATAAAATCACTATTTTCTTTAATATTTGAAAATGTTTCAGCAGTAACTCTTCGGTTGTAGTGAATTTTAACACCAAGATCAGTAATTGAATTAATATCAATATTAATCGCATCATCCGTTATTCTGAATTTAGGAATAGCTCCTGCCACCATGCCTCCGGCTTTTGATTTTGTTTCATAAATTTCAACTTCAAAACCGGCCTTTTTTAAAAAATATGCACAAGATAAACCTGACGGTCCGGCTCCAATTATTGAAACCTTTTTTCCGTTGGATTGCAAATTTCGAAAATCATCATCTACATTAGATTCCGGATTAAGTTTATTATTATGAGTTTCTACAACAAAACGTTTAATGTCTCTGATTAACAGCGAATTATCGTAATTAATTCTGGTGCATTTAGTTTGGCAAGTATGGTCGCAAACCATTCCTGTGGCATTAGGAAAAGGATTGGTTGCTTTTATAACTTCATAAGCTTTTTCAAATTCGCCTTTTGCCGTATAATACATATAACTCGGAATTCCTTGATTTGTAGGGCAAGTGTCTTCACAAGGTGCATAGCTGCAATCAAATTTTCCTAATTGTCTTGAAGTTTTAATACTCGGATCATGCGGGCTGTCTTTTTTATATCTCGAATTTGATAGAACACTGTCGGCATAACTGTTTAATTGTTTAATACTTGATTTACCGTCAGAGACCTTACACTCTGTAATATTCTCAATATATTGTACCAATCTTCCGTAACCTCCCGGTTTTAACAAATCAGAACAGACAGTTACCGGATATAATCCGCATTGTAAAATATCCTTTACATTGAATGCATCAGCACCGCCTGAAAATGACAAATCTAATTCTCCGTTGAAGTCATTTTGCAGTTTTCGAGCAACATTTATTGAAATCGGATGCAATACTTTTCCGCTTGCATACATCATTTTCTCATTTTCGGGAAATATATTTTTATTATTGATGCTTTCAAGTGTATTTGTGAGTTTCAGTCCGAAGAATACATCATTTTCTTTGGCTTTTACAGTCAGATTCTTAATAATCTTAACAGCATCCGGATATTTCAAGTCATGTTCAAATGCAATATCAGGGACATCGGTATTAAAACCGGAATTTTTAATAATATTGCTCAAATCTTTTTTACCCAACAATGTAGGATTTAATTTTATTGTTGTATGAATTTTTCTTTCAGTGATTAAATATTCGCCAATTTGCTCAATTTCATGCGGAGGGCATCCGTGCATGGTTGATAAAGTAATATTATCTGAAATTTTAGAATTAATGTTTAGATTGATAACATTCGGATAAATATCTTT comes from Bacteroidales bacterium and encodes:
- the ygfK gene encoding putative selenate reductase subunit YgfK produces the protein MTDKFTPTPIKQLLQIILKQIDASNSLFGIQKELFFIPRKDDSFRSYRFGQLLETPIGVAAGPHTQLSQNIVAAWLTGARYIELKTVQTLDELEVSKPCIDMQDEGYNCEWSQELKLSQSFDEYLNAWILIHILKDKLNIGSKTEPGFIFNMSVGYNMEGIMQDNVQWFFEKMNNASAELEQKINEIKDIYPNVINLNINSKISDNITLSTMHGCPPHEIEQIGEYLITERKIHTTIKLNPTLLGKKDLSNIIKNSGFNTDVPDIAFEHDLKYPDAVKIIKNLTVKAKENDVFFGLKLTNTLESINNKNIFPENEKMMYASGKVLHPISINVARKLQNDFNGELDLSFSGGADAFNVKDILQCGLYPVTVCSDLLKPGGYGRLVQYIENITECKVSDGKSSIKQLNSYADSVLSNSRYKKDSPHDPSIKTSRQLGKFDCSYAPCEDTCPTNQGIPSYMYYTAKGEFEKAYEVIKATNPFPNATGMVCDHTCQTKCTRINYDNSLLIRDIKRFVVETHNNKLNPESNVDDDFRNLQSNGKKVSIIGAGPSGLSCAYFLKKAGFEVEIYETKSKAGGMVAGAIPKFRITDDAINIDINSITDLGVKIHYNRRVTAETFSNIKENSDFIYIAAGAQDAYVLNIPGSDTETVLNPLDFLFNVKSGNTTKIGKNVIIIGGGNTAMDAARTAYRLVGETGKVTIVYRRTIKQMPAEYKEIKDVTDEGIEIVELVSPLEVKQENGKLTSLKCIRMKLGEKDESGRARPVEIKGSEFEITCDTVIPAVGQSLSIDFIDKEKLKTSNKHYETKLENVFIGGDALRGASTIINAVGDGRKVAQEIINKAGINFETRPRHRRDALHASHNQTNRDREPQALKDLMLKKAKRTEGIKVQETDLSDRKNFNLVTSVLSKKDAMQEASRCSFCDEVCNICTTLCPNLALQHYELEPVKYKLQKVQNNVIVNDVIFEISQKYQIIHIADWCNQCANCETFCPSSGAPYKEKPHLYLDKTKFAVNKDGYFFDKDNQSLLAKENGFDFTLKDEGTFWHYQTDNFIAKLDKKNFKIIEFSGAENEDFNLRKVAEMSVILKGVLNY
- a CDS encoding T9SS type A sorting domain-containing protein; this encodes MVKRTIFIIVFLIPIVTICNAQWEIIQTPAKSLIDIIIPLNENEFWIVDQLGYPIYKTGDGGETWSEINFPFPNTWYYPSLSVINSNIAWITNYHSDNIDYTGVFRTNDGGTTWTKQTTAPFSNDGSWPDFVFFWDTDQGVVVGDVIAETNRFEIYTTSDGGDTWNQVPSINIPEPENNEFGPVPDSYTVFENTVWFTTYAGNVYKSSNQGLSWNGYYVYDNISAQPPRISFKSLNNGIIIDIGQEKGFVTTNGGEIWNEITYSDILPGGSSIKYDINNISYFTTEASSSALPDNVGFMYSQDNGQSWQKHISFEGKQIKAINISETGITYLGEFQGLMYKTDNIYGINPYVLNISFPSENSIDIEFNCEMEQSSAENLDNYLLETNPKKNQIPITSATLDISNKIVQLILSENMITDEEYSLSVSNINDLNNFFIIPENKYNKRTFIYGNSNIQNINKVISLNPNPATNTIQFSCLLPLNNATIEIYSVSGSLINATLLSDKNEIDISNLPKGVYIIKINSEIFNFVERIIKE